A window of Ranitomeya variabilis isolate aRanVar5 chromosome 2, aRanVar5.hap1, whole genome shotgun sequence contains these coding sequences:
- the PDIA6 gene encoding protein disulfide-isomerase A6 isoform X2 has protein sequence MLLGAVVCSLFVAARCMYSASDDVVTLTASNFQREVVQSDSLWLVEFYAPWCGHCQRLTPDWKKAATALKGIVKVGAVDCDQHKALGGQYEIRGFPTIKIFGANKNKPDDYQGGRTSEAIVDGALNALRSLVKDRLSGRGGGGYDSGKQQRTTGSKKEVIELTDDNFDRLVLNGDDVWLVEFFAPWCGHCKNLEPEWAAAASEVAEQTKGKVKLGAVDATVHQGLASRYGIRGFPTIKIFPKGEEPIDYEGGRTRADIVARALDLFSENAPPPEILEMLNEALVKKTCEEHQLCIVAVLPHILDTGASGRNAYLEVMLKMADKYKKKIWGWLWTEAGAQLDLETALGIGGFGYPAMAAINARKMKFALLKGSFSEQGINEFLRELSFGRGSTSPVGGGAIPKINSVEAWDGKDGELPVEDDIDLSDVDLDDMEKDEL, from the exons ATGCTGCTAG GCGCAGTCGTTTGCTCGCTGTTTGTGGCGGCGCGGTGCATGTACTCGGCCAGCGATGATGTCGTAACGTTAACGGCCTCCAATTTCCAAAGAGAAGTCGTCCAGAGCGACAGTCTGTGGCTGGTGGAGTTCTATGCTCCCTG GTGCGGCCATTGTCAGAGACTGACCCCCGACTGGAAGAAAGCTGCCACTGCGTTGAAG GGAATAGTGAAGGTGGGAGCTGTGGACTGTGATCAGCACAAGGCCTTGGGTGGTCAGTACGAGATTCGAGGGTTCCCAACAATCAAGATATTTGGGGCAAACAAGAATAAGCCGGATGATTATCAAG GAGGAAGAACCAGTGAAGCCATTGTTGATGGAGCATTAAATGCCCTCCGGTCTCTAGTGAAGGATCGGCTGAGCGGAAGAGGAGGCGGTGGCTATGATTCTGGAAAACAG CAGAGAACCACTGGAAGCAAGAAGGAGGTCATTGAACTGACAGATGATAATTTTGACAGACTAGTATTGAACGGCGATGACGTTTGGCTTGTTGAATTCTTCGCTCCGTGGTGCGGCCACTGTAAGAA CTTGGAGCCGGAGTGGGCCGCTGCAGCCTCCGAAGTTGCCGAACAAACCAAAGGCAAAGTGAAGCTGGGCGCAGTTGATGCCACGGTGCACCAAGGACTAGCCAGCCGCTATGGG ATCAGAGGATTTCCCACCATTAAAATTTTCCCGAAAGGAGAGGAACCCATCGACTATGAGGGTGGACGGACGAGGGCGGATATCGTGGCTCGTGCCCTTGACTTGTTCTCTGAGAACGCTCCTCCCCCGGAAATCTTGGAG ATGCTGAATGAAGCCCTCGTGAAGAAGACCTGCGAGGAACACCAGCTCTGCATCGTCGCTGTCCTGCCTCATATCCTGGACACAG GAGCATCTGGAAGGAATGCCTATTTGGAAGTCATGCTGAAAATGGCTGATAAGTACAAGAAGAAGATATGGGG ATGGCTCTGGACAGAAGCCGGTGCCCAGCTGGATCTGGAGACCGCTCTTGGCATCGGCGGCTTTGGTTATCCGGCCATGGCTGCTATTAATGCACGAAAGATGAAGTTTGCACTTCTGAAGGGCTCGTTCAGCGAGCAGGGAATCAACGAGTTCTTACG AGAGCTCTCGTTTGGCCGCGGCTCCACTTCTCCAGTTGGCGGTGGCGCCATTCCCAAGATTAACTCCGTCGAGGCTTGGGATGGGAAGGATGGAGAG
- the PDIA6 gene encoding protein disulfide-isomerase A6 isoform X1, protein MFCILMSWSLLPGAVVCSLFVAARCMYSASDDVVTLTASNFQREVVQSDSLWLVEFYAPWCGHCQRLTPDWKKAATALKGIVKVGAVDCDQHKALGGQYEIRGFPTIKIFGANKNKPDDYQGGRTSEAIVDGALNALRSLVKDRLSGRGGGGYDSGKQQRTTGSKKEVIELTDDNFDRLVLNGDDVWLVEFFAPWCGHCKNLEPEWAAAASEVAEQTKGKVKLGAVDATVHQGLASRYGIRGFPTIKIFPKGEEPIDYEGGRTRADIVARALDLFSENAPPPEILEMLNEALVKKTCEEHQLCIVAVLPHILDTGASGRNAYLEVMLKMADKYKKKIWGWLWTEAGAQLDLETALGIGGFGYPAMAAINARKMKFALLKGSFSEQGINEFLRELSFGRGSTSPVGGGAIPKINSVEAWDGKDGELPVEDDIDLSDVDLDDMEKDEL, encoded by the exons ATGTTTTGTATATTAATGAGCTGGTCTCTTCTTCCAGGCGCAGTCGTTTGCTCGCTGTTTGTGGCGGCGCGGTGCATGTACTCGGCCAGCGATGATGTCGTAACGTTAACGGCCTCCAATTTCCAAAGAGAAGTCGTCCAGAGCGACAGTCTGTGGCTGGTGGAGTTCTATGCTCCCTG GTGCGGCCATTGTCAGAGACTGACCCCCGACTGGAAGAAAGCTGCCACTGCGTTGAAG GGAATAGTGAAGGTGGGAGCTGTGGACTGTGATCAGCACAAGGCCTTGGGTGGTCAGTACGAGATTCGAGGGTTCCCAACAATCAAGATATTTGGGGCAAACAAGAATAAGCCGGATGATTATCAAG GAGGAAGAACCAGTGAAGCCATTGTTGATGGAGCATTAAATGCCCTCCGGTCTCTAGTGAAGGATCGGCTGAGCGGAAGAGGAGGCGGTGGCTATGATTCTGGAAAACAG CAGAGAACCACTGGAAGCAAGAAGGAGGTCATTGAACTGACAGATGATAATTTTGACAGACTAGTATTGAACGGCGATGACGTTTGGCTTGTTGAATTCTTCGCTCCGTGGTGCGGCCACTGTAAGAA CTTGGAGCCGGAGTGGGCCGCTGCAGCCTCCGAAGTTGCCGAACAAACCAAAGGCAAAGTGAAGCTGGGCGCAGTTGATGCCACGGTGCACCAAGGACTAGCCAGCCGCTATGGG ATCAGAGGATTTCCCACCATTAAAATTTTCCCGAAAGGAGAGGAACCCATCGACTATGAGGGTGGACGGACGAGGGCGGATATCGTGGCTCGTGCCCTTGACTTGTTCTCTGAGAACGCTCCTCCCCCGGAAATCTTGGAG ATGCTGAATGAAGCCCTCGTGAAGAAGACCTGCGAGGAACACCAGCTCTGCATCGTCGCTGTCCTGCCTCATATCCTGGACACAG GAGCATCTGGAAGGAATGCCTATTTGGAAGTCATGCTGAAAATGGCTGATAAGTACAAGAAGAAGATATGGGG ATGGCTCTGGACAGAAGCCGGTGCCCAGCTGGATCTGGAGACCGCTCTTGGCATCGGCGGCTTTGGTTATCCGGCCATGGCTGCTATTAATGCACGAAAGATGAAGTTTGCACTTCTGAAGGGCTCGTTCAGCGAGCAGGGAATCAACGAGTTCTTACG AGAGCTCTCGTTTGGCCGCGGCTCCACTTCTCCAGTTGGCGGTGGCGCCATTCCCAAGATTAACTCCGTCGAGGCTTGGGATGGGAAGGATGGAGAG